One window from the genome of Cucumis melo cultivar AY chromosome 10, USDA_Cmelo_AY_1.0, whole genome shotgun sequence encodes:
- the LOC103495091 gene encoding annexin D5-like, whose amino-acid sequence MSSLIIPPILTSPQDDAAQLHKAFKGFGCDSGAVVNILAHRDATQRSLIQREYKAMYHKDLIKHLKSELSGNLEKAVLLWMHDPATRDAVIVKEALCGEPIHLRRATEVLCSRTSTQIQHLRQIYLSMFQSYIEHDIEKSASGDHKKLLLAYVSKPRYEGPEIDRILVEKDAKALYNAGEKRWGTDEQKFIKIFSESSRAHLAAVAYTYKQSYANSLEKAIKSETSGHFEYGLLTIVRCAENPAFYFAKVLHKAMKGMGTDDSTLIRIIVTRTEMDMQYIKIEYQKKYKKTLHDAVHSETSGSYRDFLLSLLG is encoded by the exons atgtctTCATTGATTATTCCACCTATTCTTACTTCTCCACAAGATGATGCTGCCCAACTTCATAAAGCCTTTAAAG gTTTTGGGTGTGACAGTGGTGCAGTTGTGAATATTCTAGCACATAGAGATGCAACACAACGTTCTCTAATTCAACGTGAGTATAAAGCAATGTACCACAAGGACCTCATCAAACACTTGAAATCTGAGCTTAGTGGCAACCTTGAG AAAGCAGTTTTATTATGGATGCATGATCCAGCAACTAGAGACGCAGTAATAGTAAAAGAGGCATTATGTGGAGAGCCAATACATCTTAGAAGAGCCACAGAAGTATTATGTTCTCGTACTTCAACTCAAATTCAACacttaagacaaatttacttGTCTATGTTTCAATCATATATTGAACATGATATTGAAAAAAGTGCTTCTGGTGATCACAAAAAG CTGCTATTGGCTTATGTAAGTAAACCAAGATATGAAGGCCCAGAAATAGACAGAATATTAGTAGAGAAAGATGCAAAAGCTTTGTATAATGCAGGAGAGAAGAGATGGGGAACTGATGAACAAAAGTTTATCAAAATTTTTAGTGAAAGTAGTCGTGCTCATCTTGCTGCTGTTGCCTATACTTATAAACAATCATATGCCAATTCTCTCGAAAAG GCAATAAAAAGTGAAACTTCTGGTCATTTTGAGTATGGCCTTTTAACCATTGTGCGTTGTGCTGAGAATCCTGCTTTCTACTTTGCGAAG GTTTTGCATAAGGCAATGAAAGGCATGGGAACAGATGATTCGACACTGATAAGGATAATAGTGACAAGGACAGAGATGGATATGCAATATATAAAGATTGAATATCAAAAGAAGTATAAGAAAACACTCCATGATGCTGTTCATTCTGAAACATCAGGCAGTTATAGGGACTTTCTTCTTTCCTTGTTGGGCTAA